From the Oncorhynchus nerka isolate Pitt River linkage group LG28, Oner_Uvic_2.0, whole genome shotgun sequence genome, one window contains:
- the LOC115112714 gene encoding multiple coagulation factor deficiency protein 2 homolog — protein sequence MVLRVSGRRIVVWGWLLLVSCFLLSVCSHEQAAQEHPPEIHHPNMHLDKNMVHDREHIMEHLEGVIDKPESDMLPQELQLHYFKMHDYDGNNLLDGLELATAITHVHKEERGEESQPMKEEDLISLIDDVLRDDDKNNDGYIDYAEFAKSLE from the exons ATGGTGTTAAGAGTAAGTGGCAGGAGGATCGTTGTGTGGGGCTGGCTACTCTTGGTCTCCTGctttctgctgtctgtctgttcacaTGAGCAGGCAGCCCAAGAACACCCACCGGAGATTCACCATCCAAACATGCACCTGGACAAGAACATGGTCCATGACAGAGA ACACATCATGGAGCATCTGGAAGGTGTGATTGACAAGCCTGAGTCGGATATGTTGCCACAGGAGCTGCAGTTGCACTACTTTAAGATGCATGACTATGATGGCAACAACTTACTGGATGGGCTGGAGTTGGCCACAGCCATCACTCATGTACACAAAGAG gaaagaggagaggaaagccaGCCTATGAAAGAGGAAGACCTCATAAGCCTTATAGATGACGTTCTAAGGGACGATGACAAAAACAACGATGGGTACATAGACTACGCCGAGTTTGCCAAGTCCCTGGAGTAG